One window of Apteryx mantelli isolate bAptMan1 chromosome 8, bAptMan1.hap1, whole genome shotgun sequence genomic DNA carries:
- the PRPF38A gene encoding pre-mRNA-splicing factor 38A yields the protein MANRTVKDAHSIHGTNPQYLVEKIIRTRIYESKYWKEECFGLTAELVVDKAMELKYVGGVYGGNIKPTPFLCLTLKMLQIQPEKDIIVEFIKNEDFKYVRMLGALYMRLTGTAIDCYKYLEPLYNDYRKIKSQNRNGEFELMHVDEFIDELLHEERVCDIILPRLQKRYVLEEAEQLEPRVSALEEDMDDVESSEEEEEEDEKLERAPSPDHRRRGYRDLDKPRRSPVVRYRRSRSRSPRRRSRSPKRRSPSPRRERHRSKSPRRHRSRSRERRHRSRSKSPGHHRSHRHRSHSKSPERSKKSHKKSRRGNE from the exons atGGCGAACCGGACGGTGAAGGACGCGCACAGCATCCACGGCACCAACCCGCAGTACCTGGTGGAGAAGATCATCCGCACCCGCATCTACGAGTCCAAGTACTGGAAGGAGGAGTGCTTCGGCCTCACGG CCGAGCTGGTGGTGGACAAGGCCATGGAGCTCAAGTACGTGGGGGGCGTCTACGGCGGCAACATCAAGCCCACGCCCTTCTTGTGCTTGACGCTGAAGATGCTGCAGATCCAGCCCGAGAAGGACATCATCGTGGAGTTCATAAAAAACGAAGACTTCAA ATACGTCCGAATGCTTGGTGCATTGTATATGAGATTGACAGGCACTGCCATTGATTGCTACAAGTATCTTGAACCCCTGTACAATGATTATCGAAAAATAAAAAGTCAGAACAGAAATGGCG aatttGAACTGATGCACGTGGATGAATTTATTGATGAACTACTCCATGAGGAACGTGTGTGTGATATCATTCTGCCTCGATTACAG AAACGATATGTTCTGGAAGAAGCTGAGCAACTCGAGCCTCGTGTTAGTGCTTTGGAAGAAGATATGGATGACGTGGAGTctagtgaggaggaggaggaagaagatgaaaAA TTGGAGCGAGCACCCTCTCCGGATCACCGCAGAAGAGGCTACAGAGACCTCGATAAACCCCGCAGATCTCCTGTTGTGCGATACAGGCGGAGCCGAAGCAGGTCTCCAAGAAG ACGAAGCCGCTCTCCAAAGAGAAGAAG CCCATCGCCGCGCCGGGAGAGGCATCGCAGCAAAAGCCCAAGACGACACCGGAGCAGATCCAGAGAGAGGCGCCACAGATCAAGATCTAAATCTCCAG GGCATCACCGTAGTCACAGGCACAGAAGTCACTCTAAGTCACCTGAAAG atcTAAGAAAAGCCACAAGAAAAGTCGACGAGGGAATGAATAG